The Phycisphaerae bacterium region CACGGCTTGGCTGTGATCACCCTGCTGTGGCGGATGTTGGGCTCGGAACAGGATGTTTTGGACGCCTATCAGACCGCGATTTGTCGGCTGACGGCAAGAGGATGCAATGGCATGGGGGCCAACCCCTCAGGCTACTTTTACCGAGCAGTGTCGAACGCGGGAATCGAAATCCTGCGCGCCAGGCAACGCCACCGGGCCTGCTGGCCCGCCGTAGTGGAAGTCCAACGGCGACACAGCGAAGACAGATCTCAACCCATGGGGCTCGATCAGAGAGAGATGATTGACAAGATGAGGCAGGCGATCTGCCAGTTGCCCACACATCTGCGGAACGTCATCGTTCTACGCGAACTGGCCGAACTGCCCTACTCCCAGGTCGCCAGGATCCTTGGGATACGGAATGGCACCGCCAGACTGTACCGCCGGGAAGCCATCCTGCGGCTTGCGGAAATGGTTGGACGGGAGGCAAATCCATGAGGCGTTTCAGTGACATATCTCCAAGGCCCGGACACATCTCGCAAGAGGGCCTTCCCTTCTCAGCCTGCAGCAGGCCGGACCTGCTCAAGTGGTCGGGCAGCGGTGGTGCGCTGCCTCGCCGCCTTTCCCAACACGTCCGGCTCTGTCCCGGATGCGCCGAACAGGTTCGCCGCGTCAGTACGGTCCACGCCGGCCTGATGTTCCTCAAGAATCAGCCGTTGCCCCACGGACTGCAGCGCCGTGCCAACAGCCGGGCGCTGCGCATGCTCCGCCGGGTCGCCCGGGCTTCCGAGGCCGCAAGCCGGTTGCTGCGCATGAGGCCGAATCTGACGCCGTGGCAGCGGGCGAGAGTGCGCATTGCCCAAGGCTGCTTTGGGGCGGTTGCGGCCGTCTTGGCGCTGGTTGTGCGAATCGGCGTGATGGCCGGCTTCGAGCACACGCGGGAGCTCGGCAACCAGTTGGCCATGACCCACTGGGACCGGCACATCGACCCGGATCACGAGTTCCTCGACCCGCCCAGCCTGGCGTAGTACGCTGTTGGGCATGATTCAGATCCGCCGACAAGGCAACGATATTCTCTTACCCGTGAAGGTGGTCCCCAAATCCTCCCGCGACAGGATTGTGGGCGAACTCGACGGGGCGCTCAAGATCACCGTCGCGGCGGCCCCGGACAAGGGCGCCGCCAACGTCGCGGTTTGCACACTGCTCGCCAAGACAATGGGCCTGCGGACCTCGCAGGTTATGGTGCAGACCGGCCATGGCTCGCCGCGAAAGACCGTCCGGATCAGTGGCACTTCAATCGATGCCGTCCTTGAAAGACTGGAGATCGCAAAAACCTGATGGCAACTGAGCCAAAACGATGTAGGATGTGGTCGATGGGCTGAACATCCTGCCTGGTGAGCGGCCATGCTGCAGTCAACTCTTGATCGGGTTTCGCGCAAAGCCGCCGGAACCCTGACCGGCTTCACGCTGATCGAGGTTCTGGTGGTCGTTGCGATCATCGCCCTGCTGGTCGCTGTCCTGCTGCCCACGCTGGCTCGAACCCGCGAGCAAACAAGGGCAACGGTCTGCCTCTCCAACTTGAAGCAGCAGGGAATCGCCCTCTCAACGTACTCCGCCGATCACAAGACCGTCCTGCCGTGGGCCGGCTCGTTTCGGTTCTCACTGATGGAGGGCAAGTACTACCTCGGGTATTCCGGCGACGACAGGCACGACTGGGCCTTGGTCAATATCGGCGCGTTGTACCCCAAGTACGTGGGTGCGAACCCCGAACTCTTCTACTGCCCCAACAACAAGGCCGCCGACAGCACCGGATCGAACGGCATTGCCCAGTTCCTGAGTTGTTACCGTGCCCCAAAACGCGGCCGGCCGGGATATCAGAATTCGCACACATTTCCCATCTCCCCTTTCAGCTCATACAACTACGCCGCACCTCTGATCCCCGCCGCCTCGCCGTGCGACGCCGGCAGCCGGATGTACCCCGAAGAGTCGGTCCGCTACGGCGACGCGTCGCTGGCGAACGAATCACCCTACTGGCAGTACCTGAACGAGGCCGTTGATTCCGCCCCGGAATTCCTCGGCCCGCTCCCGGCCGGAATGCGCGGCCGGCACTCCGTACACGCTTTCGTCTCCGACGGCTACTTTGCGGGCAAAGATGCCTTCACCTGGGAAGGGCAGGTGTACAATCGCGATCCCTACGAGGGCTATCACCTCCGCAGCTACAACGTCCTGTACAGTGATTTACACGCCAGGCGTGTGGTCGATCCCCAGGGCCAGATTCACGCCGCCCAGCTCACCCCCATTCGCTATAACAACGCGGGCGGCCCCAACGTGACCAAGGTTTTCAAAGTCTGGGACTACTTCTCGCGCAATCACTGACTCCTTCAGTTCACCACGTTAACCGGCTTTCCCCGCTGGAAGGCGCGGATGTTCTCGGCGGTGACGGCCATCAGGCGTTTGCGGGCGGCCAAGCCCGCCCAAGCCATGTGTGGGGTGATGATGATGTTCCTGGCGGTCAGCAGCGGGTTGTCCTCGCGGATCGGCTCGACGGCGACAACGTCGACGGCCGCACCGGCAATCCGGCCTTTATTGAGGGCATCAGCCAAGTCACGCTCGACCACTAACCCGCCGCGAGCAGTGTTGATGAGGAAGGCGGTCGATTTCATCAGTCCCAGGCGCTCAGCGTTTACCAGACCCGCAGTCTCCGATGTCTGCGGGCAATGCAGACTCACCACGTCGGCCTGCGAGAACACCGTCCGCATATCGACGAAACAGACCTCGCCATCAGCGCCACCGGGAGCATGATCTTTGTCACAGGCCATGACCTTCATGTCGAAGGCTCGTGCAATCCGGGCCGCTTGCCGGCCGATCCGCCCGTAGCCGATAACCCCCATCACGCGGTCGGCCAGCTCGATCTGCGGCGTTTCGCAATAGGAGAAGTCCGGACTGCGCGTCCACGCGCCCTGCTTGACCGATGCATCGTGTGCGCCGACGTGGTGGCACAACTCCAACAAGAGTGCAAACGTGAACTGGGCCACGCCCTGTGTTGCATAGACGGGAACGTTGCAGACCGGGATCCCGCGGGCCCGGGCCGCCTCCACGTCAACCACATTGTAACCCGTGGCCGTCACCGCGATCATCTTTAGATTCACGAGTTGATCCAAGTCGGCCGCAGTCACCGGAACCTTGTTCGTGACGATGATCTCCGCCGCGCCCGCGCGTTCAATCAATTGCCCGTGGGTCGACCGTTCGTAAATCGTCAACTCCCCAAGCGCTGCGACCTCATCCCACGGATTGTCACCTGGGCTCATCGTGTGACCGTCCAGAACAACGATACGCATGAGGCCTCCTATGCAGGCATTATCAGTGCCGCGCGGCTTGCTTGTCGAGATCGGGTGTCTTCATTGCATGCTCACCTGGGTCGGCTTGGCCAGTTCAATCAGCTCGGGCACGTCGGCAACCTCCAACAAGCCGAAGCAGAACAGCGACGGAGCGCTGTTCCAAGAGACCTTCCCGGTAATCAGGTCCTTCAGGCTGGGTATCATATCTTGGAGCGTCAGTCGTGCCGGGCGTCCGGGCGTCAACGCGGCCGTCGTCAGGGCCGCCAAACCCGAGACCCGGCCGATCGTCGTCACGTGTAACACCTCGCCCGGGTACCGCCAGGCAAGATGCTCAATGATCGCATCGAGTTGACCCGCCTGTATCCCCAGCGGGCGGGCACCGACGGCATCGATCATTTGGGCGAACTGCCACGTACCTGTGATTCCCGGGACGCACTCACCGGTCAACAGTATGTCGGCCACAATCACCCGTTCGCCGCGTCCAAGTGCCGTCGCTGCGACCTCACGTGTCTTTCCGATGCCGCCATCCGCGACGATCAGATGGCAAACAGTCGGGCTACCCTTCGTTGGCGAATACTCGACCATCGGCAGCGTCCACTGGCCTCCGAGGCGCAAATGGACGGCAGTTCCAGGCGTCTGCCCCACCGGCATGGTGCTCACCGACAGCTTCGTCACTACCGGGCTGGTCCTGAGAGTCAGATCCGCTCGCACGACCTTCGCCAGAGCATCGCGCGTCTTGTCCGACCATTGCTTCCGCGCAATCTCGGCCCCGGCCGGGCACTTTGTTGCCGGCAGATCGCGCATCGCTTCCGCCGCCAGACTGTAGAAGTCCGCATGATCCGGCGGATACTCGATCTTCAATTCCTCCGGCTTGCGGATCTCATCTTCGCAGGGGATCTCCTCATCCTTGCGCTGATCGGGCGGGAGGAAATGGCGGTTAATGAAACGGTAAAACGCCTGGCGATTGTCTTTGAGGTAATTGTGCGTGCCCGGATCGCTGTTGACGTGAAAAGCGAAGTGATCACCCACGCCGAGCATTTCATACACCGGTGCAACCGGCTCGAACACCGACAAGCGGGCGGTCGCTGCGTAAAAACAGCAATCGTCGTTCGCGTTGTAGATGAGCAGGGCCGGACGCGGGGCGAGCAGGGCTGTCAGCACCGGGTAATCGGCGATAGCCACCAGGTCGGGCGGATTCTGTTCACGGTCGCCGATGTCACGGGTCTCCCAGATGCGCCGTTCAATGCCACAGTAACCGGCGTTGGGAGCACACAGCTTGACCCTTGTGTCCAGCGAGCTGAAAACAATCGTCTGCCAGCCGCCGCCGGACAGGCCCGTCACAGCCGTCCGCTCCGGGTCGGCCGAGGGATGAGATAAGAGCACGTCCAGCCCGCGCTTGAGCGATTGGTAGAAGACCGACAAGCCGGCACGGCCGCACAGGTCCAGGTGCGAGGCGTTGCCGTGCGCATAGCCCGGGCCGTCCAGTTGCCCCATGCCGATCCACTCGTAGTTCAGTGCGAGCATGCCGCGCTTCGCCAGGTTGATGCACCGAGCCTGCTTGTAGTCGATGGTCATGCCCGGCTTGCCGACATGCCCGTTCGGATTGAGTACCGCCGGAACCTTGCCCGTAAGACCCTCGGGCTCGTACAGCAATGCCCCGATCCAGAGCCCCGGCACCGCCTCGTACCTGAGCTTTCGGATCTTGTAGCCCCTGCCCGGCAGCGTCTCCTGCCACACGATCCTGACCGGACCTTCTTGCCACTGCTGCGGCACACCTCGGAATATGACATTCCTCAGAACGTTCTCACGAATCTGCTCGGCCTGCGGGAGCCACTCGCCCGGATCGCTCGGGGCGACGAACTTCGGTGCTCGACGCAGGAGGTAGGCCCGCAAATCCCGGAGAGTCTGGCCCGAAGCCGGCACCGGAGCCGGTTGTGTGGTCGGCTCACCCGATAGCACCGCCTCCGTCATGGTCAATCCCATCGCCACCCATGCCGCCAAGAAAGCCCAAACAAGACGAGACATCGCACATTATCCTCAGTACGCGGTTGCACCTTCAGGCGGCTCAGTCTAATCGCCCCGGAACCTCCTGTCAGGAACCGCCCGCCCGGGATGGCCGGCCCTCGCCCCGTTCGGGTACAATCATCCGGCCGCCGTCCCGTTGGGTCGTGCGGTAGAGAACGAGCCACCCAACTTCAGAGGAAGCCCATGGCTGCACAGACCCTCCTCATCAAGGGCGGAAGAATCATTGACCCGGCCTCAGGCCTGGATAAGATCGCCGACCTGCTCCTGGCCGACGGCAAGGTCGCCGGAATGAACCACAACCTGAACGCGCCAGGCGCTCAAACCGTCGACGCAACAGGGCTGATTGTCTGCCCAGGTCTGATCGACGTTCACGTCCACCTTCGCGAACCCGGCGACGAGGACGAAGAGACCATCGAGACCGGAACAGCAGCGGCCGTCGCGGGCGGATTCACCTCCGTGGCCTGTATGCCCAATACCAAGCCGACTCTCGACGACGAAGCTTCCATCGAATTCATCTACCACCAGTCGCAACGGGTCGGCTCCTGCAACGTCTACCCGGTCGGCGCGATCACCAAAGACCGCCAAGGCAAGGAGCTCGCCGAGATGGGTCAGATGGTCCGCTCCGGCGCGGTGGCCTTCTCTGACGACGGAAGCGGTGTGGCCAACACGCAACTGATGATCCAGGCCCTCAACTACGTTCGAATGTTCGACAAGCCGATCCTCCAGCACTGCGAGGATCCGGATGTCGTGGGCGGCGGCGTCATGAACGGCGGAGCCACGGCCGTCCGGCTTGGCCTCCCCGGCATCAGCCCCATCGCGGAGGAACTCATGCTCCAGCGGGACCTGACGCTGATCCGTGCCACCGGAGCCCGCTACCACGTGTGCCACGTCTCCACCGCCAGGGCCGTTGAGCTGGTACGCCAGGCAAAAGCCGCCGGCTTGCCGGTGACCGCCGAGGTATGCGCCCATCACCTCGTCCTGACAGAAGATCAGTGCGCCACCTACGACCCGAACTTCAAGATGAAACCGCCGCTGCGAACGATGGAAGATGTCGAGGCCTGCCGGCGAGGCGTCGCCGACGGCACGATCGACTGCCTGGCGACCGACCACGCCCCGCACGGAATCCAGGAAAAGGAACTGGAGTTCCTTACCGCCCCGTTCGGGATCATCGGCCTGGAATCGGCCCTGCCCTTGTTCATCAGGGCACTGGTCGAGACGGGCCTGATGGACTGGCCTGCCATGATCGACCGACTGACGGTCCGCCCGGCGAAAATGCTCTCAATCAGTAAGGGCACGCTGGCCGTTGGGGCCGACGCCGACGTGACGCTGATCGACCCGCATTGCCGCTGGATGATCGACGTGAACCAATTCCGCTCCAAGAGCCGCAACTGTCCATTCCACGGGTGGGAAGTCACCGGCCGTGCGGTGATGACCATCGTGGGCGGCGAGATCAAGCACCGGCTCAATCGCATGGCCGTTGCGTGAACATCGGACCTCGATGGCGATGACCGACCAGCCAGCCTCAGCCAGCATCGCCCCACGCGTCAAGCCGAACAGAGAGCTTGTCGAGCCCCACGAATGGATCCGCCGCCGCATCGACGACTGGCACTGGCGAATCCGCTCGGACTGGCTGGCTCTGTTCGAATCATCGCAATGCCCTTCCTGGCTCGATCTCCAAAACGACCCCCGCGCGAGACTGTTCAAAAGCAATGAGATTCGAGACGTGTTCCGTGTCCAAACAGACTGCGGCGCGGTGTTCGCCAAGATCGCCCGGCCGGTAACCTGGTTGGACCGTCTGCGACGTCTGATCCTCGGCCCTGACAGCCTGCGCGAGTGGCGGGCGGCCGAGCACGCGATCCGGTGTGGAATCGCCACCGTCGTGCCCGTGGCCGCGGCGTGGCGATCAACAAACGGGCGCGAACCGGCAAGTATCTTCATCACAATGGAGACGCCGGATGCCGAACAACTTGACACCTGGTGGCTTCGAGCCGGCATCGGGAGTTCGTTGCGAAGAAACGACCGAAACGCGGTCATCGACGCCGTGGCTGAGCTGATCGCACGCGCACATCACGGGGCCTTCGTGCACACAGACCTGCATGCCGGCAACATTCTGGTCTTCCCGTACGGTGACGGCAGGTATGGCGCTTGCTTCGTCGACCTGCAGGCTGTTTCCATCCGCCGTCGCCTCAGTAATCGCCGGGCCATCCGTAACTTGGCCGCCTTCGGCAACTGGTTCCGCTTCAACGCCTCGTTGACCGACCGGATGCGGTTTCTCCATGCTTACATGGCGTGGCGCGGGCGACTCCGGCCGGACCTGAACCTGATTCAAGACCGGCGCAGGCTCGTCGGAGAACTTGAGCACGCAGCACGGATTCATGCAAATGCCCAGGCCGCCAAACGCGACCGCCAGGCTCTTCGCAACGGCCGGCGATTCGGCATCCTCCGTCTCGACCGCAGGACAAGAGCCCGCGTGTTCCTCTGGACCAAACAGACGACGCCGGGCTCGGCGGTCCCCAAGACGCCGTTGACACGCCGGTGGTGGCGAGGGCAACTGGCATCGAGAGTGCTTTCCACCCCGGGAACAGACAGAATCTGCCGCAGAAGCAGAAGTGAACACGCCCGGGGTTCATTCGATCTGGAACTCGAAGACGGCAAGTCCATCCCGGTGGTCCTCCTGGGCAGGCGCCCTACCCTTGGCCGGCAACTGAAACACGTCTTATTCTCGTCTCCCGAGATGCGACTCTGGAAAACAGCCAACGCCCTGCTCAACCGGGGCATCCCGGCCGCACGCCCCTTGGCCGTCTGCGAAAGGCGATGCTGCGGCTTGCTCCGATACGCTCTCGTTCTCATCGAGAAGCCCCCAGGGGCACGATCGCTGCACGAATTCATCCAGGAACAGACGAGGGGCTTGCCGCCCCAGGAGCGGCATCGCGTCAGGGCCGGCATCGCCGGCCAAATCGGCGCGTTGTTCCGCAAGCTCGATGAGGAAGGCTTCGTTTACGACAAACTGAAGGCCTCGGACCTCACCATATGTCTTAGCCGGTTTTCTGCCGACAAGCCCGTTGTGGTTTTGAGCGGATACCTCGACCTCCGCCAGGCCCGCTCTCGCGACCCGCTCGCCAACCTCCCCGCGCTCATTCGACTCAGCGCAGACCTGCGAGAGTGTCCACACGTCAGCCGGACCGACCGGCTGCGGGTGCTCAAGCGATACCTCGACCGCTTCGGCAAACCGGCGGCCGACTGGAGGCAAGTCTGGCGAGAGATGGGATGACCGCTTGGACGATTGACTCGGACGCACCGGCGCTCTCGTCCGGACCCTGCATCATGATCCTTCCGCCGATTCTGTCCGCTTTGCCATCCTGACGGGCAGCCGGGCCACGGGCGGCTCTCGCGTCGAGAACCGTGCGGGCAGTCGCGTCCGGACTCCGGCCAACGAGGAAGCACCCGAGATGACGACCGAGGCAAAGTCATACCCGCCGCATCCAGCCTGGAGAAATCGATGACGCCCGATTCCTGCAAGGATGGTGCGAACCGGAACGGATCGGCAAAGATGCGGAATGAACTCAGGGCACAACATACTGCAACTCGTCGGCCGGGTCGTCGATGCGGAAGGACAGCCCCCACTGGCCCTGGTTCTGTATGAGCTTGATAAGAACCGTGTTACGACCTTTCCTGAGACGGATGTCGAAGCGGTCCTGATCCGGTTGAAGGGCCCGGTCCGCCTTGCACGTGTGCACCAGATCGCCGTTGATCCAAACCTTGATCCCGTCGTCGCTGCCCGCGTAAACCGTGGCCTGTCGGTCGTCCGGGGAGATCACTTCGGTGTAAACATAGAAAACGAACGACTCGCCGTCCTCGAAATACTTGTCGTCTGACACCATCAGCCCGCTGGGAACGCGGATCTTTCTCCAGCCAACGGGGCCGCGTTTGCCGGAAAAGCTCTGGTCCGCCTTGAACGGCTCCGTCTCCGGCGGATAGGTCTGGTCGGTACCCATCTTGCTGGGGTTCGGAAACGGTCCCATGAGGTACCAGTTGCGAACGAAATTGCGGTAAGGCT contains the following coding sequences:
- a CDS encoding sigma-70 family RNA polymerase sigma factor, yielding MARVASTALPLELRAVVAGLTSADVADDQQWILSLMRKHGLAVITLLWRMLGSEQDVLDAYQTAICRLTARGCNGMGANPSGYFYRAVSNAGIEILRARQRHRACWPAVVEVQRRHSEDRSQPMGLDQREMIDKMRQAICQLPTHLRNVIVLRELAELPYSQVARILGIRNGTARLYRREAILRLAEMVGREANP
- a CDS encoding DUF167 domain-containing protein, with the protein product MIQIRRQGNDILLPVKVVPKSSRDRIVGELDGALKITVAAAPDKGAANVAVCTLLAKTMGLRTSQVMVQTGHGSPRKTVRISGTSIDAVLERLEIAKT
- a CDS encoding type II secretion system protein gives rise to the protein MLQSTLDRVSRKAAGTLTGFTLIEVLVVVAIIALLVAVLLPTLARTREQTRATVCLSNLKQQGIALSTYSADHKTVLPWAGSFRFSLMEGKYYLGYSGDDRHDWALVNIGALYPKYVGANPELFYCPNNKAADSTGSNGIAQFLSCYRAPKRGRPGYQNSHTFPISPFSSYNYAAPLIPAASPCDAGSRMYPEESVRYGDASLANESPYWQYLNEAVDSAPEFLGPLPAGMRGRHSVHAFVSDGYFAGKDAFTWEGQVYNRDPYEGYHLRSYNVLYSDLHARRVVDPQGQIHAAQLTPIRYNNAGGPNVTKVFKVWDYFSRNH
- a CDS encoding D-2-hydroxyacid dehydrogenase, whose protein sequence is MRIVVLDGHTMSPGDNPWDEVAALGELTIYERSTHGQLIERAGAAEIIVTNKVPVTAADLDQLVNLKMIAVTATGYNVVDVEAARARGIPVCNVPVYATQGVAQFTFALLLELCHHVGAHDASVKQGAWTRSPDFSYCETPQIELADRVMGVIGYGRIGRQAARIARAFDMKVMACDKDHAPGGADGEVCFVDMRTVFSQADVVSLHCPQTSETAGLVNAERLGLMKSTAFLINTARGGLVVERDLADALNKGRIAGAAVDVVAVEPIREDNPLLTARNIIITPHMAWAGLAARKRLMAVTAENIRAFQRGKPVNVVN
- a CDS encoding acetylxylan esterase — encoded protein: MSRLVWAFLAAWVAMGLTMTEAVLSGEPTTQPAPVPASGQTLRDLRAYLLRRAPKFVAPSDPGEWLPQAEQIRENVLRNVIFRGVPQQWQEGPVRIVWQETLPGRGYKIRKLRYEAVPGLWIGALLYEPEGLTGKVPAVLNPNGHVGKPGMTIDYKQARCINLAKRGMLALNYEWIGMGQLDGPGYAHGNASHLDLCGRAGLSVFYQSLKRGLDVLLSHPSADPERTAVTGLSGGGWQTIVFSSLDTRVKLCAPNAGYCGIERRIWETRDIGDREQNPPDLVAIADYPVLTALLAPRPALLIYNANDDCCFYAATARLSVFEPVAPVYEMLGVGDHFAFHVNSDPGTHNYLKDNRQAFYRFINRHFLPPDQRKDEEIPCEDEIRKPEELKIEYPPDHADFYSLAAEAMRDLPATKCPAGAEIARKQWSDKTRDALAKVVRADLTLRTSPVVTKLSVSTMPVGQTPGTAVHLRLGGQWTLPMVEYSPTKGSPTVCHLIVADGGIGKTREVAATALGRGERVIVADILLTGECVPGITGTWQFAQMIDAVGARPLGIQAGQLDAIIEHLAWRYPGEVLHVTTIGRVSGLAALTTAALTPGRPARLTLQDMIPSLKDLITGKVSWNSAPSLFCFGLLEVADVPELIELAKPTQVSMQ
- a CDS encoding dihydroorotase; translated protein: MAAQTLLIKGGRIIDPASGLDKIADLLLADGKVAGMNHNLNAPGAQTVDATGLIVCPGLIDVHVHLREPGDEDEETIETGTAAAVAGGFTSVACMPNTKPTLDDEASIEFIYHQSQRVGSCNVYPVGAITKDRQGKELAEMGQMVRSGAVAFSDDGSGVANTQLMIQALNYVRMFDKPILQHCEDPDVVGGGVMNGGATAVRLGLPGISPIAEELMLQRDLTLIRATGARYHVCHVSTARAVELVRQAKAAGLPVTAEVCAHHLVLTEDQCATYDPNFKMKPPLRTMEDVEACRRGVADGTIDCLATDHAPHGIQEKELEFLTAPFGIIGLESALPLFIRALVETGLMDWPAMIDRLTVRPAKMLSISKGTLAVGADADVTLIDPHCRWMIDVNQFRSKSRNCPFHGWEVTGRAVMTIVGGEIKHRLNRMAVA
- a CDS encoding lipopolysaccharide kinase InaA family protein; translated protein: MTDQPASASIAPRVKPNRELVEPHEWIRRRIDDWHWRIRSDWLALFESSQCPSWLDLQNDPRARLFKSNEIRDVFRVQTDCGAVFAKIARPVTWLDRLRRLILGPDSLREWRAAEHAIRCGIATVVPVAAAWRSTNGREPASIFITMETPDAEQLDTWWLRAGIGSSLRRNDRNAVIDAVAELIARAHHGAFVHTDLHAGNILVFPYGDGRYGACFVDLQAVSIRRRLSNRRAIRNLAAFGNWFRFNASLTDRMRFLHAYMAWRGRLRPDLNLIQDRRRLVGELEHAARIHANAQAAKRDRQALRNGRRFGILRLDRRTRARVFLWTKQTTPGSAVPKTPLTRRWWRGQLASRVLSTPGTDRICRRSRSEHARGSFDLELEDGKSIPVVLLGRRPTLGRQLKHVLFSSPEMRLWKTANALLNRGIPAARPLAVCERRCCGLLRYALVLIEKPPGARSLHEFIQEQTRGLPPQERHRVRAGIAGQIGALFRKLDEEGFVYDKLKASDLTICLSRFSADKPVVVLSGYLDLRQARSRDPLANLPALIRLSADLRECPHVSRTDRLRVLKRYLDRFGKPAADWRQVWREMG